The Chloroflexota bacterium genome includes the window GCGAACCGTAATTTCTTTTTCGACGCGCTGCTCTTTTTGATCGCCTTGCGCGTTCCAGTAAACCACATACGCGTCCGCGTGGTCGCGCAAGTTCGCCGGGCGACCCGAGTCGGTTGCCCCGGCAAACGCGCGCGTACCGTACTGCCACAAAAACATCCCCGATAAATTCGGACCTGGCACCGGCGGATTGATGAAATAAAAGTACGTGTCGTCCGGCAAAGTCGGATGCGCTTGGCGCACATTGCGGAACGGCACGCGCGCGACGCGTCCATCTTCCGCGTACTGCGCCGCCGCATCCGCGATGTTCACGCAACCCCACGCGGCAACGAGCACAAGCAAAGCGAGTGTCAGCCGACGCGGCAACCGTTGCGCGAGCCATTCGAATGCAAGCGCGCACAGAATCGCGGACGCGACCAGCGACAAGTACAAAAAGCGCGGCGCAACAAATGGAAACGGCGCGACCGGCAAAATCGCCATCACCGCGCCGGCGACGAGCGGCACGAGCACAAATCGTTTTCTTGCGATGACCAAGTACGCAAGCAACACGATCACAATCACAAGCCACAAGTAACTGAATGGCGGCGCGAACACCCAGGGGAACGCGAGCATACTCAGATAATCCGCGAGGTTCTGCGCGATTTGCGCGCCCGCCGAGTACCCCTCGCGATTCACAAACACACTGCGCCGCGTCACGATCCACTCGATCATCCCGAACGGAATCAACGCGAGGACGAACAGCGCGTATCGCCGCGCGAGTTGCGCGAGCGATGCCGGTCGCGCAACGTGAAAACGATCCAGCAAAAACAACGTCACCGGCAGAGTCACGCCCAGCTCTTTCGAAAAGAGCGCCAGCAAGAACGCGATGAACGCCAACACGTAATCGCGCACGCGTTCCTCGCGCAGGTACGCAAGCCAGAACCAAATCGCCGTGAGATAAAAAAATGTTTCGAGTGAATCAATCACGCCCGCCCAAAACACGGCGAGCGCGGCGGTCGGCAGAGTGGCGAACACGAGCGCGGCGACAAATCCGACGCGCGCGTTGCGCGTTTCGCGCTGCACGAGCGCGAACAGAAGCAGAACATTCGCGAGGTGAATGACGACGTTGACCGCGTGATAGCCGAGTGGATTCGTACCGAACATCGTGTAACCGATACGCCAAAGCACACCTTGCACGGGGCGAAACCACGCGGTCTGCGCGTTCGGATCAATGTACTTGACGAGGTAATCGGCGAGACTCAAACGTCCGGCGAGATCGTAGAAAATCCAGTCGTCGCCGTAAAATCCCAGTTGCAACGCGGAAGCGTACGCGAGCAAGACCGTCGCCGCAAGCGCGAACATTGCAAGCGGAAATTTAGATCGCGCGAGCATACTCACTCAACCACACTGAACGGCGCGAGCGTCACCGCGTCCGCGATTGGGTTGCCGCGTGCGTCGAGAATCATCGCGCGCCGCATCGTTTGCGCGTCGTACGCGCCCACGCGAATCTGGTAATCGTTCGCGATCGGCGCGTCCGCCGGAACGGTCAACACAATCGCGTCTGCGATCATTTGGCGCGGTTCCCACTTGCTCGTCGGCATTTTGCCGCGCCGTGGTTCGCCGTCGAACTGCGCGATCAATTTTCCGTCCGGCGAAACGAGATGCGCGAAGAATGTGTAATTCGTTTCCATCGTTTCCGCGCCGCGCCAGTACAACGCCACGACAATGGGCTGACCGCGTTTCACCGTCGCGCGCGCAAGCTCGAATCCTTCGAGTTCCATCGGCGCGTCGAATTTTGCCGGGAGTGCGGGCGTTGCATGCGTTGCGACAATCGGCTCGACCGCGATTTCAACCGGGCGGCGTTGCGCGTCGAAATAGTACACGAACGCGTTCGCGTGCTCGCGCAAGCGCGCGTATTGATCCCAGCCGCCGACCGAAATGCCGCGACCATAACGCGTGAAAAACATTCCCGACAACCCGCCCGTCACCGGCGTGATTGGGTCAACAAAGTACAACCGCGTGTCCGGCGGAAACGTCGCGTGCGCGCGTTGAATATCGTTGAACGGCACGCGCAATTGCCGCGCCCACTCGGCGGCATCGCGCGCGGAGGTATCGAGCGCGAACGCATTGCCGAGCGCGAGCAAAGCCAGCAAACCCGCGGCGATGCCGCCGCGCGGCAAGCGCGCCGACGCAAAATCGAAAATGAGCGCGAGGAAAATCGCGGCGGACATGATGGGCAGATAAAGGTAACGATGTTCGATGAACGGAAACGGCAATACCGGCGCGAGCGTAACCAACGTAAAGAGACACAGCAACAGCAACGCGCGATGGCGTTTCCGCGCGAGGACAACGACGAGCAGGATCAGCGCGACGACGACCCAGCCGTACGTGATGAATGTGCCCGCTTCTTCTACGTTGTAATCAATCGAAGGAAAATCGCCCCAGGGAAAAAAGAAGAGGACGAGGTACTGCAAAAAAATAAACGCCATCTTGACGCCGACTTGCCAACCGAACACGCTCGCAAACGTGTGCGTGCTTTGCGTCGTGTATTGAATCAGCGCGAAAATTCCGGCGAGCACGCCAAAAGATGCGTAGCGTCGAATCGTGCGCATCCAATCGAACGGTTGCCGCGCGAT containing:
- a CDS encoding glycosyltransferase family 39 protein; translation: MLARSKFPLAMFALAATVLLAYASALQLGFYGDDWIFYDLAGRLSLADYLVKYIDPNAQTAWFRPVQGVLWRIGYTMFGTNPLGYHAVNVVIHLANVLLLFALVQRETRNARVGFVAALVFATLPTAALAVFWAGVIDSLETFFYLTAIWFWLAYLREERVRDYVLAFIAFLLALFSKELGVTLPVTLFLLDRFHVARPASLAQLARRYALFVLALIPFGMIEWIVTRRSVFVNREGYSAGAQIAQNLADYLSMLAFPWVFAPPFSYLWLVIVIVLLAYLVIARKRFVLVPLVAGAVMAILPVAPFPFVAPRFLYLSLVASAILCALAFEWLAQRLPRRLTLALLVLVAAWGCVNIADAAAQYAEDGRVARVPFRNVRQAHPTLPDDTYFYFINPPVPGPNLSGMFLWQYGTRAFAGATDSGRPANLRDHADAYVVYWNAQGDQKEQRVEKEITVRATRALPVPSGDGMQLEAYELARARVKRGEPIVVLLYWRANEPRELVARVELVAPDNRVVARIERAQTLSPRELGTQAIVLPQSLAPGTYRLIIGLTDTSVMTIEPIVVEGD
- a CDS encoding glycosyltransferase family 39 protein, with the translated sequence MTRKIYLTGAFVLCAMIFVSYHPGLRMGFYLDDWIYVERAGRTDWANALVEIFDPRVWTVWYRPLQAIQWFIEWQIFGGNPNGYHVVNIAWHAINTLLLGALVGRVTQKRFVGLASAFFFATFTVYISGVNWVGIVDPLATMPYLASVWFWLTYLERGTRRHYAFALVMFALALMSKQTAFTLPPILFLVELWIARQPFDWMRTIRRYASFGVLAGIFALIQYTTQSTHTFASVFGWQVGVKMAFIFLQYLVLFFFPWGDFPSIDYNVEEAGTFITYGWVVVALILLVVVLARKRHRALLLLCLFTLVTLAPVLPFPFIEHRYLYLPIMSAAIFLALIFDFASARLPRGGIAAGLLALLALGNAFALDTSARDAAEWARQLRVPFNDIQRAHATFPPDTRLYFVDPITPVTGGLSGMFFTRYGRGISVGGWDQYARLREHANAFVYYFDAQRRPVEIAVEPIVATHATPALPAKFDAPMELEGFELARATVKRGQPIVVALYWRGAETMETNYTFFAHLVSPDGKLIAQFDGEPRRGKMPTSKWEPRQMIADAIVLTVPADAPIANDYQIRVGAYDAQTMRRAMILDARGNPIADAVTLAPFSVVE